Proteins from a single region of Mucilaginibacter daejeonensis:
- a CDS encoding DUF2490 domain-containing protein — translation MRHTLFAFLLLTVSYCAFGQSVQNQGWLFINHKQQLDQHFDLLTDVQLRSADRYDYLTTVLLRTGISYNFNKKHSAALGYAYKYDQELMDGVYDRSYENRIFEQYLFNFKIRRTEMMFRARLEQRWLDEQTIHFAQRGRAFLSAQIPLIADSAFTKGMYAGVQDEIFLNLQGKKQVNNSTFDQNRAFVSLGYRWSKKIDTEIGYMYWLQRTDEANVKTNVLQLMITTSF, via the coding sequence TTGCGACACACACTTTTCGCCTTCCTGCTACTGACCGTTAGTTACTGTGCGTTCGGCCAATCGGTGCAGAACCAGGGCTGGCTTTTCATTAATCATAAGCAGCAACTCGACCAGCACTTTGACCTGCTGACCGATGTACAGCTTCGCAGCGCCGACCGTTATGACTACCTGACCACCGTATTGTTGCGCACCGGCATTAGCTACAACTTTAATAAGAAACACTCGGCAGCGTTAGGTTATGCCTACAAGTATGATCAGGAGTTAATGGACGGTGTGTACGACCGCAGTTATGAGAACCGCATATTTGAACAATACCTGTTCAACTTCAAGATCAGACGTACCGAGATGATGTTCAGGGCCCGCCTGGAACAACGTTGGCTCGACGAGCAGACCATTCACTTTGCTCAACGCGGCCGCGCTTTTCTGAGCGCACAGATACCGCTCATTGCCGACAGTGCTTTTACCAAAGGCATGTACGCCGGTGTTCAGGACGAGATATTTTTGAACCTACAGGGAAAGAAGCAGGTGAACAACAGCACGTTCGACCAGAACCGCGCCTTTGTGTCATTGGGTTACCGCTGGAGCAAGAAGATCGATACCGAGATCGGGTATATGTACTGGCTACAGCGCACTGATGAAGCGAATGTAAAGACCAATGTACTGCAACTGATGATCACCACCAGCTTTTAA
- a CDS encoding LolA family protein — protein sequence MKKLFLYLILAAGSSAAYAQQDAAAKTILNDVSKQYRSYNSVKADFVINVQIPQEKVNQSQSGTLLTQAKTNKYKLDIYMPQSKVLERQIYSDGKSQWTYLPQQKEVQVNDASSSAEGMNPAQIFTVYEKGYKYIFSGLQSKGGKTYQAIELTPTDAKQSIFKIKLLIDKAKKQIYSAQLFDKNGSRYTYTVNSFTPNAPAAADAFTFNPKKYPGVEVVDLR from the coding sequence ATGAAAAAACTTTTTTTATACCTTATACTCGCTGCTGGTAGTTCTGCAGCCTACGCTCAGCAAGACGCCGCCGCAAAGACCATCCTGAACGATGTAAGCAAGCAATACCGCTCTTATAATAGTGTAAAGGCCGATTTTGTGATCAACGTACAGATACCTCAGGAAAAGGTTAACCAAAGCCAGAGCGGTACCCTGCTTACCCAGGCCAAGACCAATAAATACAAGTTGGACATTTATATGCCACAGTCGAAGGTGTTGGAACGCCAGATCTACAGCGATGGCAAGTCGCAGTGGACCTACTTGCCTCAGCAAAAGGAGGTACAGGTGAACGATGCATCATCTAGTGCTGAGGGCATGAATCCGGCACAGATCTTCACTGTGTACGAGAAAGGGTACAAATACATTTTTTCGGGTTTACAAAGTAAAGGAGGGAAGACCTACCAGGCCATCGAGCTGACCCCGACCGATGCCAAGCAAAGCATCTTTAAGATCAAATTGCTGATCGATAAGGCGAAGAAACAGATCTACAGCGCGCAGCTATTTGATAAGAACGGTAGCCGTTACACCTACACCGTGAACAGCTTTACGCCAAATGCACCTGCAGCGGCTGATGCTTTCACCTTCAACCCCAAAAAATATCCTGGTGTTGAAGTGGTGGATCTTCGATAG
- a CDS encoding NAD(P)-dependent oxidoreductase, translating to MQLPKIGWAGLGNMGTPMVNNLLKANYPVQVYNRTRDKEQDVLSNGATSAPGLRELAQENEIIFVMVSDDAAAKEIFTSGDGLLSGEVQGKLFINVSTVGADTSRSLEAECQKHGASFLETPVSGSVKPAQDGTLIMLVGGSADDLERAKPLLDVLGKMSVHLGEVGKAAVAKLSINYFLAANLQALAETVVFATGNGVKAEDMLNIVNEGAVGSGITKLKTTNILKEEFPAAFALKHIVKDLRLAREEGLDQPLSAPLFNTYQAAMNDGLGEEDLMAVYKHLKKG from the coding sequence ATGCAGCTACCCAAAATAGGCTGGGCGGGTTTAGGTAATATGGGCACGCCCATGGTGAACAACCTGCTGAAGGCCAATTACCCGGTACAGGTGTACAACCGTACCCGTGATAAGGAACAAGACGTACTTAGCAACGGAGCAACCTCAGCGCCTGGATTACGCGAACTGGCTCAGGAGAACGAGATCATTTTTGTCATGGTGTCTGACGATGCCGCCGCTAAAGAGATCTTTACTTCGGGCGACGGACTTTTGTCGGGCGAGGTGCAAGGCAAACTATTTATCAATGTAAGCACCGTGGGTGCCGATACTTCACGGTCATTGGAAGCCGAATGCCAGAAACATGGAGCATCTTTTTTGGAGACCCCCGTATCAGGCAGCGTTAAACCGGCGCAGGATGGCACCCTTATCATGTTGGTAGGTGGCAGTGCCGATGATCTTGAACGTGCCAAACCACTGCTTGATGTGCTGGGAAAGATGTCGGTACACTTAGGCGAGGTGGGTAAGGCCGCAGTCGCGAAGCTATCTATCAACTATTTTTTGGCGGCCAACCTGCAGGCCCTGGCCGAAACGGTGGTATTTGCAACCGGCAATGGAGTAAAGGCCGAAGATATGCTGAATATCGTCAACGAAGGTGCGGTGGGCAGCGGCATTACCAAGCTGAAGACAACCAATATATTAAAAGAAGAGTTCCCGGCAGCGTTCGCCTTAAAGCACATCGTTAAGGATCTGCGCCTGGCGCGTGAGGAAGGGCTGGATCAGCCACTAAGCGCCCCTTTGTTCAACACTTATCAAGCTGCCATGAACGATGGATTGGGCGAGGAAGATCTGATGGCCGTTTACAAGCACCTCAAAAAAGGTTAA
- a CDS encoding ankyrin repeat domain-containing protein: protein MGQLEHLITTGDLNALKYLLAQNPALARTAIDDEISPLMLSCYHKKPDATSLLLKYLDQIDIFEAAAAGKFDILAYLVYTNPELVHEYNADGFTPLALACYFGQYEAARYLIYKGADVNQPINGNTGIRPIHLAAAGDQLDIVRMLLEHNVSINTQHDTGTSPLHYAAQNGNLEMLVVLLENGGDVSLRMNDGTLPADLAFNNGHKEIADILSI from the coding sequence ATGGGACAGTTAGAACATTTGATAACCACCGGAGACCTCAACGCCTTAAAATATCTGCTAGCGCAGAATCCCGCTTTGGCCCGGACCGCCATTGACGACGAAATATCACCATTGATGCTATCCTGCTATCACAAAAAGCCGGATGCCACCTCGTTATTACTCAAATACCTCGACCAGATCGACATTTTTGAAGCTGCAGCAGCTGGAAAGTTCGATATTTTGGCCTATTTGGTGTATACCAATCCTGAGCTGGTGCATGAGTACAACGCTGATGGCTTTACACCGTTGGCATTAGCTTGCTATTTTGGTCAATACGAAGCCGCCCGATATTTGATCTATAAGGGTGCTGATGTGAATCAGCCGATCAACGGCAACACCGGTATCCGCCCTATACACTTAGCCGCCGCGGGCGACCAGCTCGACATCGTGCGTATGCTATTAGAACACAATGTATCAATTAACACACAGCATGATACCGGAACCAGCCCATTACACTATGCGGCTCAAAACGGCAACTTAGAGATGCTGGTTGTTTTGTTGGAGAATGGCGGTGATGTATCGCTTCGTATGAACGATGGAACATTACCTGCCGATCTTGCGTTCAACAATGGCCATAAAGAGATAGCTGATATTTTATCGATCTGA
- a CDS encoding MFS transporter: MAQHNITQLSVIDRVRSIIGGSLGNLVEWYDWYVYSAFSLYFSAAFFPKGDATAQLLDTAGIFAIGFLMRPVGGWVMGAYADKHGRKKALTVSILLMSLGSLIITFTPGHDRIGIAAPLLLVLARVIQGLSVGGEYGTSATYLSEMATRKSRGFYSSFQYVTLIMGQLLALGVLVCLQRFILTDEQLHSWGWRIPFGIGAILAITVMYLRRSLHESAVEVKAQHEPLRGTLKALMQHPRAVATVIGLTLGGTVAFYTFTTYMQKFLVITCGFTKAGATTISTITLLAFMLLQPLFGAISDRIGRKPLLIGFGVLGSLCTVPLMTILANTHDQWMAVLLIMIALVIVSGYTSINAVVKAELFPTEVRALGVGFPYAIAVSLFGGTAEYIALWFKKAGHAAWFNWYVTVCIAVSLLIYLFMKDTHKHSKIEHD; this comes from the coding sequence ATGGCGCAGCATAACATCACACAACTCTCGGTAATTGACCGGGTAAGATCGATCATTGGCGGGTCATTGGGCAACCTGGTCGAATGGTACGACTGGTACGTTTACTCGGCTTTCTCGCTTTACTTCTCGGCTGCCTTCTTCCCCAAGGGAGATGCTACCGCCCAACTGCTGGATACCGCAGGCATATTTGCCATTGGTTTTTTGATGCGCCCGGTAGGTGGCTGGGTAATGGGCGCCTACGCCGATAAGCACGGCCGCAAAAAGGCGCTCACCGTTTCCATATTACTGATGAGTTTAGGGTCGCTGATCATCACGTTCACTCCAGGGCATGACCGTATAGGTATAGCTGCCCCACTATTACTGGTGCTGGCCCGCGTGATACAAGGGCTCAGCGTGGGCGGCGAATATGGCACCAGCGCCACATACCTGAGCGAAATGGCCACCCGCAAAAGCCGTGGCTTTTACTCCAGCTTTCAATACGTTACCCTGATCATGGGCCAGCTGCTGGCTCTTGGCGTATTGGTATGCCTGCAACGCTTCATCCTTACCGATGAGCAATTACACAGCTGGGGATGGCGCATTCCTTTTGGCATTGGAGCCATACTGGCGATCACGGTGATGTACCTGCGCCGCAGTTTGCATGAATCGGCCGTGGAAGTGAAAGCTCAGCATGAACCCTTACGCGGCACCTTGAAAGCGCTGATGCAGCACCCGCGGGCGGTGGCTACTGTGATCGGCCTTACACTGGGTGGAACTGTGGCCTTTTACACCTTTACCACTTATATGCAAAAGTTTTTGGTGATCACCTGCGGATTTACTAAGGCCGGGGCAACTACTATATCTACGATCACCCTATTGGCCTTCATGCTGCTGCAACCATTATTTGGCGCGATAAGTGACCGCATAGGCCGCAAGCCGCTGTTGATAGGTTTTGGTGTACTTGGCTCGCTTTGCACCGTACCATTGATGACCATTCTGGCCAACACGCATGACCAATGGATGGCCGTGCTACTGATCATGATCGCGTTGGTGATCGTGAGCGGCTACACCTCGATCAACGCGGTGGTGAAGGCCGAACTTTTTCCGACCGAGGTGCGGGCCCTCGGCGTTGGCTTCCCTTATGCTATAGCGGTATCGCTGTTCGGCGGTACTGCCGAGTACATTGCGCTGTGGTTCAAAAAAGCAGGACATGCGGCATGGTTCAACTGGTACGTTACCGTATGCATAGCGGTATCGTTGCTTATTTACCTGTTCATGAAGGATACGCACAAGCATTCAAAGATCGAGCACGACTGA
- a CDS encoding FtsK/SpoIIIE family DNA translocase, with protein sequence MPPKGNQFRGNVPRGEDRAREGGKPRSERAASARPRIDSLPTFNLGDGRVVKIVGLLCLVISVFFLIAFTSYLFTWEIDQSYVLRSNGGWSNLFKTQQELIDNGVNNPVVENWLGKLGALLADQFVYQWFGVASYLFVMVFFVIGYRLLFKVKLFAVDKMLAYSFFGLIFLSVAIGFFHGFIGEYPHYLEGEFGYWSARLLNAQIGQAGTGCLLLFSALTVLIIAYNIDFKLPERPKKVVTDQKTYDLIGGDDNIELEEEQIFEPVEWPRANNRRKVDDDEDAIVPPIRTVNERLKQEPLSRPVVEPVAPPPVLPDRLAQAAAISNTLMHEPITLSPQNTAPVVHDDVPEEEDDIPLTVEETRPQPELAIEKAPEVSANELVDKFGTYDPKLDLSSYKYPTLDLLENYGSNKIAVDAGELEANKNKIVETLNHYNIEIDKIKATIGPTVTLYEIIPAPGVRISKIKNLEDDIALSLAALGIRIIAPMPGKGTIGIEVPNQNPEMVSMRSVLATEKFQNTTMDLPIALGKTISNEVFIADLAKMPHLLVAGATGQGKSVGINAILVSLLYKRHPAELKFVMVDPKKVELTLFRKIERHFLAKLPDEADAIITDTKKVINTLNSLCIEMDQRYDLLKDAQVRNLKEYNAKFVNRKLNPENGHRFLPFIVLVVDEFADLMMTAGKEVEMPIARLAQLARAIGIHLVIATQRPSVNIITGTIKANFPARLAFRVLSKIDSRTILDAGGADQLIGRGDMLLATGSDLIRIQCAFVDTPEVEKISEHIGEQRGYPTALLLPEYLGEGETSAAKDVDLNDRDPMFDDAARLIVLHQQGSTSLIQRKLKLGYNRAGRIIDQLEAAGIVGPFEGSKARDVLYPDEYSLERYLEELQKGSPD encoded by the coding sequence ATGCCGCCAAAAGGAAATCAATTTAGAGGTAATGTGCCCAGAGGTGAGGATCGCGCACGTGAAGGGGGGAAGCCTCGTTCAGAGCGTGCTGCGTCTGCCCGGCCACGCATCGATAGCTTGCCTACCTTTAACCTGGGCGATGGCCGCGTGGTCAAGATCGTGGGCTTGTTGTGCCTCGTGATATCGGTGTTCTTCCTTATCGCGTTCACATCCTACCTGTTCACTTGGGAGATCGATCAGAGCTATGTGCTCAGATCCAATGGCGGCTGGAGCAACTTGTTCAAGACCCAGCAGGAACTGATCGATAACGGCGTCAATAACCCTGTAGTGGAGAACTGGCTGGGCAAGCTGGGCGCCCTACTGGCCGATCAGTTCGTTTACCAGTGGTTCGGTGTGGCATCATACCTGTTCGTGATGGTGTTCTTTGTGATCGGTTATCGATTGCTGTTCAAGGTCAAGCTGTTCGCCGTCGATAAAATGCTGGCTTATTCTTTCTTCGGATTGATATTCCTGTCAGTGGCCATCGGCTTCTTTCACGGTTTCATAGGTGAGTACCCGCATTACCTCGAAGGCGAGTTCGGTTACTGGAGCGCACGTTTGCTCAATGCACAGATCGGCCAGGCCGGTACAGGTTGTTTGCTGTTATTCTCGGCCCTTACCGTACTCATCATTGCTTACAATATCGACTTCAAATTACCTGAGCGCCCTAAAAAGGTCGTAACTGATCAAAAGACCTATGACCTTATCGGTGGTGATGACAACATTGAATTAGAAGAAGAACAGATATTTGAACCGGTGGAATGGCCGCGCGCCAACAACCGCCGTAAAGTGGACGACGATGAAGATGCGATCGTTCCGCCTATCCGTACCGTAAATGAGCGACTCAAGCAAGAGCCTTTGAGCAGGCCAGTGGTAGAGCCGGTGGCTCCACCACCAGTATTGCCGGACCGTTTAGCACAGGCAGCGGCCATCAGCAATACTTTGATGCATGAGCCCATCACTTTAAGTCCGCAAAATACCGCTCCTGTGGTACATGATGACGTGCCTGAAGAAGAGGACGACATCCCGCTAACCGTAGAGGAGACCAGACCGCAGCCTGAACTGGCTATTGAAAAGGCACCTGAGGTAAGCGCTAACGAACTGGTGGATAAATTCGGCACCTATGATCCTAAATTGGACCTGTCGTCTTACAAATACCCCACGCTTGACCTGTTGGAGAATTACGGTTCGAATAAGATCGCTGTTGATGCGGGCGAGTTGGAGGCTAACAAGAACAAGATCGTTGAGACGCTGAATCATTACAATATCGAGATCGATAAGATCAAGGCCACCATTGGCCCGACCGTGACCTTGTATGAGATCATACCGGCACCAGGCGTGCGTATCTCTAAGATCAAGAACCTGGAAGATGATATTGCCTTGAGTTTAGCTGCATTGGGTATCCGTATAATTGCGCCAATGCCGGGTAAAGGTACCATCGGTATAGAGGTGCCTAATCAGAACCCCGAGATGGTGTCCATGCGATCGGTACTGGCTACCGAGAAGTTCCAGAATACCACCATGGATCTGCCGATCGCCTTAGGTAAGACCATCTCTAACGAGGTGTTCATCGCCGATCTGGCTAAAATGCCTCACTTACTGGTCGCGGGTGCTACCGGTCAGGGTAAGTCAGTAGGTATCAATGCTATTTTGGTGTCACTGCTTTACAAACGTCACCCTGCCGAGTTGAAATTCGTGATGGTGGACCCTAAAAAGGTGGAGTTAACGCTGTTCCGAAAGATCGAGCGCCACTTTTTGGCCAAACTTCCTGACGAGGCCGATGCGATCATTACCGATACTAAGAAGGTGATCAACACGCTCAACTCGTTATGTATCGAAATGGATCAGCGTTACGATCTGCTGAAAGATGCACAGGTACGTAACCTGAAGGAATACAACGCCAAATTTGTTAACCGTAAACTTAACCCGGAGAACGGTCACCGCTTTTTACCGTTTATCGTCCTGGTGGTCGATGAGTTCGCCGACCTGATGATGACCGCGGGTAAAGAGGTGGAGATGCCTATCGCCCGGTTGGCCCAGTTGGCCCGTGCCATTGGTATACACCTGGTGATCGCTACTCAGCGTCCATCAGTAAATATCATTACTGGTACCATCAAGGCTAACTTCCCCGCGCGTTTGGCGTTCAGGGTATTGTCGAAAATAGATTCGCGTACCATTTTAGATGCAGGCGGCGCCGATCAGCTGATCGGTAGGGGTGATATGCTGCTGGCCACCGGCAGCGACCTGATCCGTATCCAGTGTGCATTTGTGGATACCCCGGAGGTAGAGAAGATATCAGAACACATTGGTGAACAACGCGGCTATCCTACCGCTTTGTTGTTGCCTGAATATTTAGGCGAGGGCGAGACGAGCGCAGCCAAAGATGTTGATCTGAACGACCGTGACCCGATGTTCGATGATGCTGCCCGCCTGATCGTTTTACATCAACAGGGATCTACGTCGCTGATCCAGCGTAAACTTAAACTGGGTTACAATAGGGCAGGACGCATAATCGATCAGCTGGAGGCAGCTGGCATCGTGGGTCCGTTCGAAGGCAGTAAGGCACGTGACGTGCTTTATCCCGATGAGTACAGCCTCGAGCGCTACCTTGAAGAACTACAAAAGGGTTCGCCCGATTAA
- a CDS encoding YwbE family protein, whose amino-acid sequence MNGQNRKDIYPGLEVDIILKKDQRSGTLTRGVVKNLLTSAAYHSRGIKVRLEDGQIGRVAHIVDEED is encoded by the coding sequence GTGAACGGACAGAATCGTAAAGATATTTACCCCGGTTTGGAGGTAGACATCATATTAAAGAAAGATCAGCGCAGCGGTACGCTGACCCGTGGTGTGGTCAAGAACCTGCTCACCAGTGCTGCTTACCATTCACGTGGCATCAAAGTGCGGTTGGAGGACGGGCAGATCGGTCGCGTTGCTCATATTGTTGACGAGGAAGACTAA
- the argH gene encoding argininosuccinate lyase encodes MSKLWQKTTNVDQLVEQFTVGRDREFDEQMAAFDVLGSLAHTQMLQSIGLMSTDDLELVQAELKKIYQEIQAGDFKIEEGVEDVHSQIELLLTRRIGEAGKKTHSGRSRNDQVLVDLKLFFRHELQVVVEEVKQLFDQLIQLSDRYKDVLLPGYTHLQVAMPSSFGLWFGAYAESLVDDLELVLAAYKITNKNPLGSAAGYGSSFPLNRTLTTQLLGFESLNYNVVYAQMGRGKTERIIAQALSSVAATLGRMAMDQTLYLSQNFSFVSYPDSLTTGSSIMPHKKNPDVWEIMRGKCNRLQALPTDVAMMTTNLPSGYHREMQLLKELLFPAFAELKSCLHMANFMLQNVEVKANILEDPKYAYLFSVEVVNNMVLNGTPFRDAYKQVGMDIEQGNFNPDKTVNHTHEGSIGNLQNEQIGAAMSKLVDSFNFSKTAQAVQQLVS; translated from the coding sequence ATGAGCAAGCTGTGGCAAAAAACTACCAATGTTGATCAGTTAGTGGAGCAATTCACCGTAGGTCGCGACCGCGAATTTGATGAGCAAATGGCCGCTTTTGATGTATTGGGATCTTTGGCCCATACCCAAATGCTGCAAAGCATAGGGCTAATGAGCACTGATGACCTTGAACTGGTGCAAGCCGAGTTGAAAAAGATCTACCAGGAGATACAGGCAGGCGACTTCAAGATCGAGGAAGGTGTGGAGGATGTACACTCGCAGATAGAACTATTGCTTACCCGCCGCATTGGCGAGGCCGGCAAAAAGACCCACAGTGGCCGCTCACGTAATGATCAGGTGTTGGTGGATCTTAAGCTCTTTTTCCGCCATGAATTGCAAGTGGTGGTGGAAGAGGTTAAACAGCTTTTTGACCAACTTATTCAATTAAGCGATCGTTATAAAGATGTGCTTTTACCCGGCTATACCCATTTACAGGTGGCTATGCCGTCATCATTCGGCCTTTGGTTCGGTGCGTATGCCGAAAGCCTGGTCGATGACCTGGAATTAGTGCTTGCCGCCTACAAGATCACCAACAAGAATCCGCTGGGTTCGGCAGCGGGTTATGGTTCTTCGTTCCCGTTGAACCGTACCCTCACCACACAACTATTAGGCTTCGAAAGCCTGAACTATAACGTAGTGTACGCGCAAATGGGCCGCGGTAAGACCGAACGCATCATTGCCCAGGCCTTGAGCTCGGTGGCTGCCACGCTTGGCCGTATGGCTATGGACCAAACACTGTACTTGAGCCAGAACTTTTCGTTCGTGAGCTATCCGGATAGCCTCACCACCGGCAGCAGCATCATGCCGCATAAAAAGAACCCCGATGTTTGGGAGATCATGCGTGGCAAGTGCAACCGCCTGCAGGCCCTACCGACCGATGTAGCCATGATGACCACCAACCTGCCGTCGGGCTATCACCGCGAGATGCAATTACTTAAAGAATTGCTTTTCCCAGCTTTTGCGGAATTAAAGAGCTGCCTGCATATGGCCAACTTTATGTTGCAGAACGTTGAAGTGAAAGCCAACATTTTGGAAGACCCCAAGTACGCCTACCTCTTCAGCGTGGAGGTGGTGAACAACATGGTGTTAAATGGTACACCTTTCCGAGATGCATACAAACAAGTAGGCATGGACATTGAGCAAGGCAACTTTAACCCCGACAAGACCGTTAACCACACGCATGAGGGCAGCATTGGCAACTTACAGAACGAGCAGATCGGTGCGGCAATGAGCAAGTTGGTAGATAGCTTCAATTTCAGCAAGACGGCACAGGCCGTTCAACAATTAGTAAGCTGA
- a CDS encoding GAF domain-containing protein, with protein MLFNDVYKIRSMERFLDLDVSRESELQNIVTLASEACQTSAAFMVFWHEGQLRYHFKYGFLADTLNVEQTFWDMPITRDQVLVIEDLSAHPQLHDHPLVKQEPQVRFYAGVPLITHDGQNIGSLYVLGQEAKPLSARRRRMLELLSHQAITMVEFELSMGVLREQYSEVKNAENKLRSFFESSKSSHLLVGRNLEIITFNKTYNDIAKSIFGRSITPGEPATDFIHPDYRTDFVDNVQKALQGESIQFERSINIQGLESRWAKLSYNPTYDATGYIFGVSFNSTDITERKLAEEKILRQNEALRKIAHMQSHELRKPVASILGLMNLLKLEETGCNAELLGMMERVVMDLDDMIHHIVRNTELHDHPADLPETF; from the coding sequence ATGCTCTTTAACGATGTATATAAGATACGCTCGATGGAAAGGTTCCTTGACCTTGATGTCAGTCGGGAGAGCGAGTTACAGAATATAGTGACCTTAGCCTCAGAGGCCTGCCAGACCTCGGCAGCGTTTATGGTGTTCTGGCATGAAGGTCAGCTGCGTTACCATTTCAAATACGGCTTTTTAGCAGACACGCTTAATGTAGAACAGACCTTTTGGGATATGCCGATCACTCGTGACCAGGTGTTGGTGATCGAGGATCTGTCGGCACACCCGCAACTCCATGACCATCCATTGGTAAAGCAAGAACCGCAAGTAAGGTTTTATGCTGGTGTACCACTGATCACTCATGACGGGCAGAACATCGGGAGCTTGTACGTGCTTGGCCAGGAGGCAAAACCATTATCAGCACGCCGCCGCCGAATGCTTGAACTCTTGTCGCACCAGGCCATAACTATGGTGGAGTTCGAACTGAGTATGGGCGTACTGAGAGAACAGTATTCCGAGGTCAAGAACGCAGAAAATAAATTGAGGTCATTTTTCGAGAGCTCAAAGTCAAGTCATCTACTGGTTGGCCGCAACCTCGAGATCATCACCTTTAACAAGACCTATAACGATATAGCCAAAAGCATCTTCGGCCGATCCATCACCCCCGGAGAACCCGCAACAGATTTCATCCACCCCGACTACCGCACCGATTTTGTAGACAACGTACAAAAAGCCTTACAAGGCGAAAGCATCCAGTTCGAACGGAGTATCAACATCCAGGGACTCGAATCGCGCTGGGCAAAGTTGTCATACAACCCCACCTATGACGCCACGGGCTATATTTTTGGCGTGTCCTTTAACAGCACTGATATTACTGAACGTAAACTTGCTGAAGAAAAGATCCTCCGACAGAACGAAGCCTTACGTAAGATAGCGCACATGCAATCGCACGAATTGCGTAAACCTGTAGCATCCATATTAGGATTAATGAACCTGCTCAAGTTAGAAGAGACCGGATGCAACGCTGAATTATTAGGGATGATGGAGCGCGTGGTAATGGATCTTGACGACATGATCCATCACATCGTTCGCAATACCGAACTTCACGACCATCCCGCCGATCTGCCCGAGACCTTCTAA
- a CDS encoding alkaline phosphatase family protein, with product MLYSSLAFAQAPDTTQQIVSGRVNSPEQQKKPYVILISVDGMRWDYAKKYGAKHLLDLAATGVRAESMVPSYPSVTFPNHYTLVTGLYPSHHGIVGNKFYDRKFKESYTTKGKTVLDGKWYGGNPLWVLAEQQKMLTASFYWVGSEAPINGMLPTYYYKYNEKIPIHSRIQAVVNWLKLPAAARPHLITFYFPEVDHAGHNFGPGSEQAKRSVLFIDSAVNELNKAVKATKLPVSFVIVADHGMTEVYTDKALPIPALDTAKFKILSEGEIAHIYAKDTTAVPATYEALKKSATNYRVFLRTNTPLAWHYSKATDRYDRIADILLIPDQHYVFASSGHKINPGAHGYDPDAVKDMHASFYAWGPAIKQHMVIPSFKNVEVYPIVTRILGLRSSTPVDGKGTIAKKILK from the coding sequence TTGCTTTATTCGAGCTTGGCCTTTGCGCAGGCTCCTGATACCACTCAACAGATCGTGAGTGGCAGGGTCAATAGCCCCGAACAGCAAAAAAAGCCTTATGTGATCCTCATATCTGTAGATGGTATGCGGTGGGATTACGCCAAAAAGTATGGTGCTAAGCACCTGCTCGACCTGGCAGCGACCGGCGTGCGGGCCGAATCGATGGTTCCCTCCTACCCGTCGGTAACTTTTCCTAACCACTACACGCTGGTGACCGGTTTGTACCCCTCACACCATGGCATTGTGGGTAACAAGTTCTATGACCGCAAATTCAAAGAGAGCTATACCACCAAAGGTAAGACCGTGCTCGATGGCAAATGGTACGGCGGCAACCCGCTTTGGGTACTGGCCGAACAGCAAAAGATGCTTACCGCCAGTTTCTATTGGGTAGGATCAGAAGCGCCGATCAACGGCATGTTGCCGACTTACTATTACAAGTACAACGAAAAGATACCCATCCATAGCCGCATACAAGCGGTGGTGAACTGGTTGAAATTGCCTGCTGCGGCACGGCCACACCTGATCACCTTTTACTTCCCTGAAGTAGATCATGCAGGCCACAACTTTGGCCCAGGCTCCGAACAGGCCAAACGGTCGGTACTATTTATTGATTCGGCAGTGAATGAGTTGAACAAAGCTGTTAAGGCCACCAAATTACCGGTAAGCTTTGTAATAGTGGCCGATCATGGCATGACCGAGGTGTACACCGATAAAGCACTCCCTATCCCGGCCCTTGATACCGCTAAGTTCAAGATATTGAGTGAAGGCGAGATCGCCCACATTTACGCCAAAGACACTACTGCCGTACCCGCCACCTACGAGGCCTTGAAGAAAAGCGCGACCAATTACCGAGTTTTCCTGCGCACTAACACCCCTTTAGCCTGGCACTACAGCAAGGCCACCGACCGCTATGACCGCATAGCCGACATACTATTGATCCCTGATCAGCACTATGTCTTCGCTTCATCAGGTCATAAGATCAATCCCGGCGCACACGGATATGACCCTGATGCCGTGAAAGACATGCATGCCTCCTTTTATGCATGGGGACCGGCCATTAAACAGCATATGGTGATACCTTCATTCAAGAACGTAGAGGTCTACCCCATCGTGACCCGCATCCTCGGCCTGAGATCAAGCACACCGGTCGACGGCAAGGGTACCATTGCCAAAAAGATCTTAAAGTAG